A genomic region of Chloracidobacterium sp. contains the following coding sequences:
- a CDS encoding dehydrogenase E1 component subunit alpha/beta has translation MTTATKKNGKASADKYHGLDADTLVGLYRTMYLSRRIDDKEIQLKGQNKIFFQISGAGHEAALVGAALAMKPAYDWFFPYYRDRALMLGLGMTAQEMLYSAVGAEADPNSHGRQMPSHWGHKDLNVPSQSSCTGSQALHAVGAAEASYRASLVKELQDKITGFKGDEVVYMSVGDGTTSEGEWWEALNTACNLKLPVIFCVEDNGYAISVPVEVGTAGGDISKLVAGFPDLFIQKCDGTDPLESYATFKRAVEYCRERKGPAFVHAKVIRPYSHSLSDDEKLYRPDEERDADAAIDPIRTYAEFLINEGIATGDQLEALRKEVDDEVNTAADIAVETPQPEGPTALRNVFSPDVDPTDRQLFDTEDAAELSGNPGTMVDLINRCMHEEMERDARIVVFGEDVADCSREEYLDIVKGKGGVFKVTANLQRKFGSARVFNSPLAEANIIGRAVGMAIRGLKPVCEIQFFDYIFPAMMQIRNEVALTRWRSDGDTKCPMVMRVPVGGYLKGGAVYHSQSGTTLFSHTPGLMIVYPSTALDANGLLRTAIRCDDPVLFLEHKHLYRQVYNKSAYPGSDFLIPFGKAKRVREGSHVSIVTYGALVERSNQAAKRLEADGITVDLIDLRTLVPYDWEAVAESVKKTSRVIVAHEDPISYGYGAEIAARISNELFEYLDAPVGRVGATDTFVGYAPQLEDFILPQSEDVESAVRELMKY, from the coding sequence ATGACGACTGCGACCAAAAAGAACGGTAAGGCCTCGGCCGACAAATATCACGGCCTCGACGCCGATACGCTTGTAGGGCTTTACCGAACGATGTACCTGTCGCGCCGGATCGACGACAAGGAGATCCAGCTAAAGGGACAGAACAAGATATTCTTCCAGATCTCAGGTGCAGGGCACGAAGCGGCCCTCGTCGGTGCGGCCCTGGCGATGAAGCCGGCCTACGACTGGTTCTTTCCATACTATCGCGACCGAGCCTTGATGCTCGGCCTGGGCATGACGGCTCAGGAGATGCTTTATTCGGCGGTTGGAGCGGAAGCCGATCCTAATTCGCACGGCCGTCAGATGCCTTCGCACTGGGGGCATAAGGACTTGAACGTTCCCTCACAATCGTCATGCACGGGTTCGCAGGCATTGCACGCGGTCGGTGCAGCCGAGGCGTCGTATCGGGCGTCGCTTGTTAAGGAACTGCAGGACAAGATCACCGGTTTCAAGGGCGACGAGGTCGTCTATATGTCGGTCGGCGACGGTACCACAAGCGAGGGCGAGTGGTGGGAGGCTCTCAACACGGCGTGCAACCTCAAGCTGCCCGTCATCTTCTGCGTCGAGGATAATGGTTACGCGATCAGCGTACCGGTCGAGGTCGGAACGGCGGGCGGCGATATTTCAAAGCTGGTCGCGGGATTTCCAGACCTTTTCATCCAAAAGTGCGACGGCACCGATCCGCTTGAGTCGTATGCGACATTCAAGCGTGCGGTTGAATACTGCCGCGAGCGGAAAGGCCCGGCCTTTGTTCACGCAAAGGTAATTCGCCCGTATTCGCATTCCCTTTCAGACGACGAAAAGCTCTATCGCCCCGACGAGGAGCGAGACGCCGACGCTGCGATCGACCCGATCCGGACATATGCTGAGTTTTTGATCAACGAGGGAATCGCAACCGGCGATCAGCTTGAGGCATTAAGAAAAGAGGTTGACGACGAGGTAAACACGGCCGCCGATATCGCAGTCGAAACGCCGCAGCCCGAAGGGCCGACGGCATTGCGGAACGTTTTCTCGCCCGACGTCGATCCGACCGACCGACAACTATTTGACACAGAGGACGCTGCGGAACTCTCGGGCAATCCCGGCACGATGGTCGATCTGATCAACCGCTGCATGCATGAAGAGATGGAACGCGATGCCCGCATCGTCGTATTTGGCGAGGACGTGGCAGATTGCTCGCGCGAAGAATATCTCGACATCGTCAAGGGCAAAGGCGGCGTTTTTAAGGTCACAGCCAATCTGCAGCGTAAGTTCGGTTCGGCCCGCGTTTTTAACTCGCCGCTTGCCGAGGCCAATATCATCGGACGTGCCGTCGGCATGGCCATTCGCGGCCTAAAGCCCGTTTGCGAAATACAGTTTTTTGATTACATCTTTCCGGCGATGATGCAGATCCGAAATGAGGTCGCCCTGACCCGCTGGAGAAGCGACGGTGACACAAAATGCCCGATGGTGATGCGTGTGCCGGTCGGCGGTTATCTAAAAGGCGGTGCGGTCTATCACTCGCAGTCAGGCACGACGCTCTTCTCGCACACGCCGGGCCTGATGATCGTCTATCCGTCAACCGCACTCGATGCGAATGGCCTGCTGAGAACCGCGATCCGCTGCGACGATCCGGTCCTGTTCCTCGAACACAAGCACCTTTACCGACAGGTCTACAATAAATCCGCCTACCCGGGAAGCGATTTTCTGATACCGTTTGGTAAAGCGAAACGCGTCCGTGAGGGCAGCCACGTTTCGATCGTCACCTACGGAGCGCTCGTCGAACGTTCGAACCAAGCCGCAAAACGCCTCGAAGCCGATGGCATCACCGTCGATCTCATCGACCTCCGCACGCTGGTTCCCTACGATTGGGAAGCTGTCGCCGAGTCCGTGAAGAAGACCAGCCGCGTAATCGTCGCCCATGAGGACCCAATTTCCTACGGCTACGGTGCCGAGATCGCCGCCCGCATCTCGAACGAACTCTTCGAATACCTCGACGCCCCGGTCGGCCGCGTTGGCGCCACCGATACCTTCGTCGGCTACGCCCCGCAACTAGAAGATTTCATCCTGCCGCAGTCGGAGGATGTCGAATCCGCAGTGCGGGAGTTGATGAAATACTGA
- a CDS encoding DUF4160 domain-containing protein encodes MPYVSMFFGIIIRMFHNEHNPPHFHAEYQSQVGVFDFDGNMKAGSMRSRTARRLIRQWARLHKDELERNWELAMSKKEIQKIDPLE; translated from the coding sequence ATGCCATACGTGTCGATGTTCTTTGGGATCATCATCAGGATGTTCCACAACGAACACAATCCGCCGCATTTTCACGCAGAGTATCAGAGCCAAGTCGGTGTTTTTGACTTCGATGGTAATATGAAAGCGGGGTCGATGCGTTCGAGGACTGCTCGCCGGCTCATCCGTCAATGGGCGAGATTGCATAAGGACGAACTTGAACGAAACTGGGAACTGGCGATGAGCAAGAAGGAGATCCAAAAGATCGATCCGCTGGAATAG
- a CDS encoding DUF2442 domain-containing protein: MKNGYLPRVIDADYLKDYKIKLTFDNGQIRVADCSKWVGGGVFEALKDKKYFKKFFVDGWTISWPNGADIAPETLYEEGELI, from the coding sequence ATGAAGAACGGATATTTGCCAAGGGTTATCGACGCCGATTACCTGAAGGACTATAAGATCAAGCTCACGTTCGACAACGGCCAGATACGGGTTGCCGATTGTTCGAAATGGGTCGGCGGCGGCGTTTTTGAGGCGCTCAAAGACAAAAAGTACTTCAAAAAATTCTTTGTCGACGGCTGGACCATATCATGGCCCAACGGCGCCGATATCGCACCAGAAACACTCTACGAAGAAGGCGAACTGATATAG
- a CDS encoding winged helix DNA-binding domain-containing protein codes for MAVSYKTLPEEIELYRDRKWRREESLRVDSAEDVEAMVEEIGFCLGLTDARAGLPSVYTAVCGRRDAHLPRNVQKDHEASRAWVLKDDCIARGRIYYGKLIKGKSWFLSRRMIPVFNTLWGCSRKGESGVLSPNAQKVLKVLRKEWEMATADLRAECGFKDKKDLTTAIDELQRRMKVVPAEVVYMPKFTYIWTLAEARFPEELKVKMSREKAVRELARTYLQACGMTLLGELSGKFGFYRWESGKANHELVDEGSAERVTTGVYRLNRSPTK; via the coding sequence GTGGCTGTTAGCTACAAGACACTTCCGGAGGAGATAGAACTATACCGAGATCGCAAATGGCGGCGTGAGGAATCATTGCGCGTTGACTCAGCAGAGGATGTCGAGGCGATGGTCGAGGAGATCGGCTTCTGCCTGGGGCTGACCGACGCCCGCGCGGGACTGCCGTCGGTCTATACCGCGGTCTGCGGTCGGCGCGATGCTCACCTGCCGAGGAATGTTCAAAAGGACCACGAAGCCAGCCGCGCGTGGGTGCTAAAGGACGATTGTATAGCCCGCGGCCGCATCTATTACGGCAAGCTCATCAAGGGCAAGTCGTGGTTTCTCTCGCGGCGGATGATACCTGTATTCAACACGCTTTGGGGATGCTCGCGAAAGGGCGAGTCCGGCGTGCTTTCCCCTAATGCCCAGAAAGTCTTAAAGGTACTCCGCAAAGAATGGGAAATGGCGACCGCCGATCTACGGGCCGAGTGCGGCTTTAAGGACAAGAAAGACCTGACGACTGCCATAGACGAGCTGCAACGCCGAATGAAAGTCGTTCCAGCGGAGGTCGTTTATATGCCCAAATTCACCTATATCTGGACACTTGCCGAGGCGCGATTTCCCGAGGAGCTAAAGGTCAAAATGAGCCGGGAAAAGGCGGTCCGGGAACTCGCCCGAACGTATCTTCAGGCCTGCGGCATGACACTGCTCGGTGAGCTGTCAGGCAAATTCGGTTTCTACCGTTGGGAATCAGGCAAGGCAAACCACGAGCTGGTTGATGAAGGGTCTGCCGAGCGCGTCACGACCGGCGTTTATCGGCTGAATAGATCGCCAACGAAGTAA
- a CDS encoding OsmC family protein, producing MSSNEYKATVKYAGDEFFIGTTPNGYSQVMDTKGDRHSAPTPMEMLLVSVAACTAVDVISILNKKRQNVTDYDVEITGVRADDHPRKFISFHINHIVRGRDISEKALIDAIELSDEKYCSVAATVRPTATITTTYNIVES from the coding sequence ATGTCATCAAACGAATACAAAGCAACGGTCAAATATGCCGGGGATGAGTTCTTTATCGGAACCACTCCGAACGGATACTCACAAGTTATGGATACCAAAGGAGATAGACATTCGGCGCCGACGCCTATGGAGATGCTCCTTGTATCTGTGGCGGCCTGTACAGCGGTCGATGTGATCTCGATCCTTAATAAGAAGCGCCAGAATGTGACCGATTATGATGTCGAGATCACCGGCGTCAGGGCTGACGATCATCCACGCAAATTTATTTCGTTTCACATTAACCATATCGTGCGCGGTCGCGACATTTCGGAAAAGGCTCTTATCGACGCCATCGAGCTCTCAGACGAGAAATATTGCTCGGTCGCGGCCACGGTACGGCCGACAGCGACTATCACAACGACCTACAATATAGTCGAATCCTAA
- a CDS encoding peptidylprolyl isomerase, which yields MRYLAILILMLVASSILAQAQIPLATAVQIAKSEDSRTFDATFEALFSSPNADVRRRAALAAGRIGDVAAVGALERLVAKDASDDVRATAVFALGEIESLDGAAAVVAVLDDTKASAEVRGRAIEAAGKIAAANLPQDDAKQLGLAILSALRFEDTKRSAAYENVVRLGLTALLRVRPPGADDVAKRFLRYSDPSIVADALNTLARLRSRDVNPEVRDLLKKASDPLVRANAARVLGAAEAKALVPELLVAAVEDKDSRVRVSAIRSLGSLNDKGAARQLIERGNILLAEIGNTPYRTPPGQKSELIEITVVIGRLLQGTGDQTAIKFLKDFGVLDRLMTPDIFIALARVSPYEMLKTYDHTHCAFKKSQPSCWKYLSGLDQGRAELARLPAGDPLRAEALEDVRSAVKAEKELEFAPDSKNTRMAIPDRLRSFAAFKTDDTAEIIRPFLTYGDVQVRAATAGILRDLPSSKENIDALKSAFDKAMLSDKRDNDAQLAILDALFQLNKTEAVGRLLVAVDSPDYLVRKRAIRMLEDKDLQKAFPEITTTLDKVRAEHKDRVLPYSGAMGTKLGQVLNSDADYRRALSRRNGSVKAVVKTDKGTFTIDFHPEDAPLTVDNFIKLARKRYFSGLEVHRVVPNFVMQDGDPRGDGSGGPGWSIRCEINMHEYRRGAIGMALSGKDTGGSQWFVTHSPQPHLDGGYTVFGRVSEADMKVVDTIVRGDKIISVRIIGK from the coding sequence ATGAGATATTTAGCGATCTTGATCCTGATGCTTGTTGCGTCGAGCATTCTTGCCCAGGCTCAGATACCGTTGGCGACGGCAGTGCAGATCGCAAAGTCCGAGGACTCGCGTACCTTTGACGCGACGTTCGAAGCCTTGTTCTCTAGCCCAAATGCTGATGTGCGTCGGCGGGCGGCCCTAGCGGCCGGACGGATCGGCGATGTCGCGGCGGTCGGCGCACTCGAGAGGCTTGTTGCGAAGGACGCCTCGGACGACGTTCGAGCCACGGCAGTATTCGCTCTGGGTGAGATCGAATCGCTTGACGGGGCAGCGGCTGTCGTAGCGGTGCTGGATGATACAAAAGCCTCCGCCGAGGTGCGCGGCCGTGCGATAGAGGCTGCGGGGAAGATCGCCGCCGCAAACCTCCCTCAGGATGATGCCAAACAGCTCGGCCTGGCTATACTATCGGCCCTAAGGTTTGAGGACACAAAGCGGTCAGCCGCATACGAGAATGTTGTCCGATTGGGCCTTACCGCACTTCTTCGCGTCCGGCCTCCGGGAGCTGACGACGTCGCAAAACGCTTCCTGCGGTATTCGGATCCGTCTATCGTCGCGGACGCACTCAATACTCTCGCACGGCTGCGCTCAAGGGATGTGAATCCGGAAGTACGCGATCTGCTCAAAAAGGCATCTGACCCGCTTGTCCGTGCTAATGCAGCCCGCGTGCTAGGGGCGGCTGAGGCAAAGGCACTTGTCCCTGAGCTTCTTGTCGCGGCGGTCGAGGACAAAGACAGCCGTGTGCGTGTGTCGGCGATCAGATCTCTGGGCTCCTTGAATGATAAGGGAGCAGCCAGACAGCTTATTGAACGCGGCAACATTCTTCTCGCCGAGATCGGGAACACGCCCTATCGCACTCCGCCTGGTCAAAAGAGTGAACTGATCGAGATAACTGTCGTGATTGGCAGATTGCTCCAGGGAACGGGCGACCAAACTGCGATCAAGTTTCTTAAGGATTTTGGGGTTCTTGACCGCCTTATGACGCCGGACATATTCATTGCGCTGGCGAGGGTCTCTCCATACGAGATGCTCAAGACCTATGACCACACGCATTGTGCATTCAAAAAGTCACAGCCGTCATGTTGGAAGTACCTTAGCGGACTCGATCAGGGGCGGGCCGAGCTTGCCCGGCTGCCCGCCGGCGACCCGCTAAGGGCTGAGGCCCTTGAGGATGTGCGAAGCGCTGTAAAGGCCGAGAAGGAACTCGAATTCGCCCCTGATTCGAAGAATACCAGGATGGCAATTCCCGATCGGTTGCGGAGCTTTGCTGCGTTCAAGACGGATGACACAGCGGAGATAATTCGCCCGTTCCTGACCTATGGAGATGTTCAGGTCAGGGCGGCGACGGCAGGTATTCTCCGTGATCTGCCGAGTTCTAAGGAGAATATTGATGCTCTCAAGAGTGCCTTCGACAAGGCGATGCTTTCCGACAAACGCGACAACGATGCTCAGTTGGCGATACTTGATGCATTGTTCCAACTCAACAAGACAGAGGCCGTTGGGCGATTGCTCGTCGCGGTAGATTCGCCGGACTATCTCGTTCGCAAGCGCGCGATCCGGATGCTCGAAGACAAAGATCTACAGAAGGCATTTCCAGAGATCACAACCACCCTCGATAAAGTACGTGCAGAACATAAGGACCGTGTTCTGCCTTATTCGGGCGCCATGGGAACAAAGCTTGGACAAGTGCTGAATTCCGACGCAGATTACCGTCGCGCTCTGTCACGCCGGAACGGTTCGGTCAAAGCGGTGGTAAAGACCGATAAGGGGACTTTCACAATCGACTTTCATCCGGAAGATGCTCCGTTGACAGTCGATAACTTTATCAAGCTCGCACGCAAGCGGTATTTTAGCGGCCTCGAGGTGCATCGCGTAGTGCCGAACTTTGTAATGCAGGACGGAGACCCGCGCGGTGATGGCAGCGGCGGGCCCGGCTGGTCTATTCGCTGCGAGATCAATATGCACGAATACCGCCGTGGTGCGATAGGCATGGCTCTCTCGGGGAAAGACACCGGCGGCTCACAGTGGTTTGTGACCCATTCACCCCAACCGCATTTGGATGGCGGCTACACCGTTTTCGGCCGAGTGAGTGAGGCCGATATGAAGGTCGTCGATACGATCGTGCGCGGCGATAAGATCATCAGTGTAAGAATCATTGGAAAGTGA
- a CDS encoding DUF4112 domain-containing protein, with the protein MDDLERQERRVKIERNLDELSRYLDGLFRVPGTEWRFGLDSLIGLIPNVGDTLTVVPSLYILVSGVRYGVPKITLLRMAFNIGLDYVVGMVPFVGDAFDFVWKANNRNMNLIRERAAGLGRGTTGDYVFVFGLIGLLIALLLGSIFLSMFVMYWLLSSLAMT; encoded by the coding sequence ATGGATGACCTTGAGCGCCAGGAAAGAAGGGTCAAGATCGAGCGGAATCTCGATGAGCTTTCGCGCTATCTCGACGGCTTATTTCGAGTACCCGGAACCGAATGGAGGTTCGGGCTCGATTCGCTGATCGGATTGATACCGAATGTCGGCGACACGCTTACGGTCGTCCCTTCGTTATACATACTGGTTTCCGGCGTTCGTTACGGCGTGCCGAAGATCACGTTGCTTCGCATGGCTTTCAATATCGGCCTCGACTATGTCGTAGGAATGGTACCGTTCGTGGGCGATGCATTCGATTTTGTCTGGAAGGCCAACAACCGCAATATGAATCTGATACGCGAGCGGGCCGCCGGCCTTGGCCGGGGAACGACGGGTGATTATGTGTTTGTCTTTGGCCTTATCGGGCTGCTGATAGCGTTGCTGTTAGGCTCGATCTTTCTAAGCATGTTCGTCATGTACTGGCTCCTCTCGAGCTTGGCGATGACCTGA
- a CDS encoding TlpA family protein disulfide reductase, which yields MPMRIGDAMPEFDGATTWINGSLQEATEHIEGKPTLVHFWAVSCGICKEKMPALNELKARYGPLGLQTIAVHMPRYEADTDLDTVNEAIGANGITEPTAVDSLHKLKDAFQNEQGWVPVYYLFDGEGKLRSRAAGEYGIGVLTGALEKMFAASAGA from the coding sequence ATGCCAATGAGAATTGGAGATGCGATGCCAGAGTTCGACGGGGCAACCACCTGGATCAATGGCTCACTGCAGGAAGCAACCGAGCATATTGAAGGCAAGCCGACGCTCGTGCATTTCTGGGCGGTATCGTGTGGCATATGCAAGGAGAAAATGCCGGCGCTCAATGAGTTAAAGGCAAGGTATGGCCCGCTTGGTCTGCAGACGATAGCGGTCCACATGCCGCGTTATGAGGCCGATACCGATCTGGACACGGTTAACGAGGCGATCGGCGCGAATGGGATAACGGAACCGACGGCTGTCGACAGCCTCCACAAGCTTAAGGACGCATTTCAGAACGAGCAAGGGTGGGTGCCTGTTTACTATCTCTTCGACGGGGAAGGAAAACTCAGATCGCGAGCCGCCGGAGAATACGGCATAGGTGTTCTAACAGGTGCTTTGGAGAAGATGTTTGCCGCTTCAGCGGGTGCCTGA
- a CDS encoding peroxiredoxin produces MSTATATAAENAVTFAKVGKPAPDFDMPSTKNIDTLGENVKLSDYKGKWLILLFYPLDFTFVCPTELIHFSDRLDELNGIGAEVIGISTDSVHSHRAWLRTPKDKNGIEGVNYPIASDVGGKLARQYNILVEDANIALRGLFIIDPEGVLQYSVVHSLNIGRSVDETLRVLQGLQTGGLCAADWSPGQENLKV; encoded by the coding sequence ATGTCAACAGCAACAGCAACGGCCGCCGAGAACGCGGTCACATTCGCAAAGGTCGGGAAACCGGCGCCTGATTTCGACATGCCGTCGACCAAGAACATCGATACACTCGGCGAGAACGTCAAGCTCTCGGATTACAAGGGCAAATGGCTCATCCTGCTCTTCTATCCGCTTGATTTTACGTTCGTTTGCCCGACCGAGCTCATCCATTTCTCAGATCGCCTCGACGAGCTGAATGGCATCGGCGCCGAGGTGATCGGCATCTCGACGGACTCGGTCCACTCGCACCGGGCATGGCTTCGCACGCCGAAAGACAAGAACGGCATCGAAGGCGTAAATTACCCGATCGCATCTGACGTGGGCGGCAAACTCGCACGGCAATACAACATTCTCGTCGAGGATGCGAATATTGCTCTCCGCGGCCTCTTCATCATCGATCCTGAAGGTGTGCTGCAGTATTCGGTCGTCCACAGCCTAAATATCGGCCGTTCGGTCGATGAGACCCTGCGTGTCCTTCAGGGCCTGCAGACGGGTGGCCTCTGTGCCGCTGACTGGTCGCCGGGACAGGAGAATTTGAAGGTATAA
- a CDS encoding transcriptional repressor has translation MSRDTLDKQTSGLTPQREAVLDVIRMSNSHPTANEVFTAAKEHLPSISFATVYNSLRYLKESGHITEIRFGNGSSRFDAVMHRHDHALCTECGRLVDIEMELPSGLMARAAEYSHFEPESIELTLLGKCSACTSESAEPSGVGSYKAKQQSKFSRRSRNRLMK, from the coding sequence ATGTCGCGTGACACGTTGGACAAGCAAACATCCGGTTTGACCCCGCAGCGGGAGGCGGTCCTTGATGTCATTCGGATGAGTAATTCTCACCCGACAGCCAACGAGGTATTCACAGCGGCAAAGGAACATTTACCATCGATCTCGTTCGCAACGGTCTATAACAGCCTTCGCTATCTCAAGGAGTCCGGGCACATCACAGAGATCAGGTTCGGCAACGGATCGAGCCGGTTTGATGCGGTCATGCATCGACATGACCACGCACTGTGCACTGAATGCGGTCGGCTGGTAGATATTGAGATGGAATTGCCGTCCGGCTTGATGGCTCGGGCCGCTGAGTATTCGCATTTTGAACCCGAATCGATCGAGCTCACGCTGCTAGGCAAGTGTTCAGCCTGCACGAGCGAATCGGCGGAACCGTCAGGAGTTGGATCATACAAGGCCAAGCAGCAATCAAAGTTTTCGCGACGGTCGAGAAACCGTCTGATGAAATAA
- a CDS encoding VWA domain-containing protein, producing the protein MKSVLSCALFLTLSTIAFGQSGRVQPTPTPEEPLKVVTEEIKLNVLAFDADGNFFPGLTANDIVITENDLLHQPTSVRRIPAQVLIVMDTGGEMRFVKTLDKTRLVAKSLVTALRAGDSIAVMQYSDKPEILSEWSSDPADAVNAITRAKFGRRSLFTDALKMAREFVMRNPADNRHIVLITDGTDSLGRPSAKFDAIRDLVATDISVHIISYTALETADIEPRAKGISQTPPPKAIPDEIQATLPNGVRDKGVKVGPTIVTDRSFLRRMRARKADLEASQEQLSTLADSTNGEFILPETTDEMLEKAPLVARMIDAAYVVTYMPKMPVIETRGVAERMIDVSSKRARLTVVARRKLLVKP; encoded by the coding sequence ATGAAGTCTGTCTTAAGCTGTGCGCTCTTCCTTACATTGTCAACGATCGCTTTCGGCCAGAGCGGCCGGGTGCAGCCAACGCCAACGCCGGAAGAACCACTCAAGGTCGTCACCGAAGAGATCAAGCTCAACGTCCTGGCTTTCGACGCCGATGGTAATTTCTTCCCTGGCCTGACGGCGAACGATATCGTCATCACGGAGAACGATCTTCTTCATCAGCCGACCAGTGTAAGGCGGATACCGGCGCAAGTTCTCATCGTAATGGACACAGGCGGCGAGATGCGCTTCGTCAAGACCCTCGACAAAACCCGGCTTGTGGCAAAGTCTCTCGTCACGGCGCTCAGGGCTGGCGATTCGATCGCGGTGATGCAGTACTCGGACAAGCCCGAGATCTTATCGGAATGGTCGAGCGACCCGGCTGATGCCGTCAATGCCATCACCAGGGCCAAGTTTGGTCGGCGCTCGCTATTTACCGATGCTCTCAAGATGGCTCGCGAGTTCGTGATGCGGAACCCCGCCGACAATCGTCATATCGTCCTCATCACAGATGGAACTGATAGCCTCGGCCGTCCGTCTGCGAAGTTTGATGCGATCCGCGATCTGGTGGCAACGGATATCTCTGTTCACATCATTAGCTACACAGCACTCGAAACTGCCGATATCGAACCTCGGGCCAAAGGTATTTCTCAGACACCGCCACCAAAGGCGATCCCGGATGAGATACAGGCGACGCTGCCCAATGGTGTCCGCGATAAGGGGGTCAAGGTCGGCCCGACCATCGTTACCGACCGCAGCTTTCTGCGCCGTATGCGGGCCCGTAAGGCCGACCTCGAGGCCAGCCAAGAGCAGCTATCCACACTTGCCGACAGCACGAATGGCGAGTTTATCCTACCGGAAACGACTGACGAAATGCTCGAGAAGGCCCCGCTCGTCGCACGTATGATCGACGCTGCGTACGTTGTGACCTATATGCCCAAAATGCCGGTAATCGAAACCCGCGGCGTTGCCGAACGAATGATCGACGTTAGCTCTAAGCGGGCCCGTTTGACGGTTGTTGCTCGTCGAAAGCTCTTGGTCAAGCCCTAA
- a CDS encoding SDR family oxidoreductase, protein MLFRESIFVTGFPGFIASRLVEKLAAPETQFFLIVQRQFTEKAMAEVEDIAETTRTPLECFVLVEGDITLPKLGISDTDLETMQHEVTDVFHLAAAYDLAVEKDLAFRVNYEGTKNINDFVHTIRPLRRYNYVSTCYVAGKREGLVLESDLEHKAGFRNFYEETKYLAELEVQSLKPTLPVTIFRPSVVVGDSRTGETAKYDGIYYLIQYLRKAPQILRILNVGNDAVRLNLVPVDFVVDAMAALAKDKAATSQTIALADPSPLTTAELFDIIAKELTGRRSEFRPSPRLTEWFLNTRISPLVTGLPHHGVPYFFVSQTYDTSIAQQLLRPHSIECPQFPAYVGNLLDFVDEFPVL, encoded by the coding sequence CTCTTTCGCGAATCCATATTTGTGACCGGCTTTCCGGGCTTTATCGCCAGCCGTCTTGTAGAGAAGCTCGCCGCCCCTGAGACGCAGTTCTTTCTCATAGTCCAGCGGCAGTTTACCGAAAAAGCCATGGCTGAGGTCGAGGACATTGCCGAGACCACGCGTACTCCGCTTGAGTGTTTTGTTCTGGTCGAGGGCGATATCACGCTGCCGAAACTTGGTATTTCGGACACAGATCTTGAAACGATGCAGCACGAGGTGACCGACGTTTTTCACCTCGCAGCGGCATATGATCTCGCGGTCGAGAAAGACCTAGCGTTCCGTGTGAACTACGAGGGGACGAAGAATATTAATGATTTTGTGCATACGATCCGTCCGCTTCGCAGATACAATTACGTCTCAACCTGTTATGTGGCCGGCAAACGCGAGGGCCTGGTACTGGAATCCGACCTCGAGCATAAGGCTGGCTTTCGAAATTTTTATGAGGAAACAAAGTATCTCGCCGAGTTGGAAGTTCAGAGTCTAAAGCCGACATTGCCGGTTACCATCTTTCGTCCTTCAGTGGTTGTCGGCGATTCCAGAACCGGCGAGACGGCGAAATACGACGGCATCTACTATTTGATCCAATACCTGCGAAAAGCTCCTCAGATACTCCGGATCCTAAACGTCGGCAATGACGCCGTCAGGCTCAATTTGGTGCCTGTGGACTTTGTCGTTGACGCAATGGCCGCGCTCGCGAAGGACAAGGCCGCTACAAGCCAAACGATAGCCTTGGCCGACCCGTCTCCGCTGACAACGGCGGAGCTTTTTGACATTATCGCAAAAGAGTTGACCGGCCGCAGGTCAGAGTTCCGTCCATCGCCGCGGCTGACAGAGTGGTTTCTCAACACGCGTATCTCGCCGCTCGTTACCGGTCTGCCGCATCATGGCGTGCCGTACTTCTTTGTTTCGCAGACCTATGACACAAGTATTGCTCAACAGCTGCTGAGACCGCACAGCATCGAATGCCCGCAGTTTCCCGCTTATGTCGGCAACCTGCTCGACTTTGTCGATGAGTTTCCGGTGTTATGA